gttgtcgtgctgacggaactctccctcaaagctcggctggatcggagttcgagggacgtcatcgagctgaacgtgtgctgaactcggaggtgtcgtacgttcggtacttgatcggtcgaatcgtgaagacgtacgactacatcaaccgcattgtgctaacgcttccgcttgcggtctacgatggtacgtggacacactctcccctctcattgctatgcatcaccatgatcttgcgtgtgcgtatttttgaaattactacgttccccaacagtggcatccgagcctggttttatgcgtagatgttatatgcacgagtagaacacaagtgagttgtgggcgatataagtcatactgcttaccagcatgtcatactttggttcagcggtattgttggatgaagcggcccggaccgacattacgcgtacgcttacgcgagactggttctaccgacgtgctttgcacacaggtggctggcgggtgtcggtttctccaactttagttgaaccgagtgtggctacgcctggtccttgagaaggttaaaacagcactaacttgacaaactatcgttctggttttgatgcgtaggtaagaacggttcttgctcagcccgtagcagccacgtaaaacttgcaacaacaaagtagaggatgtctaacttgtttttgcaaggcatgttgtgatgtgatatggtcaaggcatgatgctatattttattgtatgaaatgatcatgttttgtaaccgagttatcggcaactggcaggagccatatggttgtcactttattgtatccaatgcaatcgccctgtaatgctttactttatcactaagcggtagcgatagttgtagaagcataagttggcgagacaacaacgatgctacgatggagatcaaggtgtcgcgccggtgacgatggtgatcatgacggtgcttcgaagatggagatcacaagcacacgatgatgatggccatatcatatcacttatattgattgcatgtgatgtttatcttttatgcatcttatcttgctttgattgacggtagcattataagatgatctctcactaaattatcaaggtataagtgttctccctgagtatgcaccgttgcgaaagttcttcgtgctgagacaccacgtgatgatcgggtgtgataggctctacgttcaaatacaacgggtgcaaaacagttgcacacgtggaatactcaggttaaacttgacgagcctagcatatgcagatatggcctcggaacactgagactgaaaggtcgagcgtgaatcatatagtagatatgatcaacatagtgatgttcaccattgaaactactccatctcacgtgatgatcggacatggtttagttgatttggatcacgtgatcacttagaggattagagggatgtctatctaagtgggagttcttaagtaatatggttaattgaacttaaatttatcctgaacttagtacctgatagtattttgcttgtctatgttgattgtagatagatggcccgtgctgttgttccattgaattttaatgcgttccttgagaaagcaaagttgaaagatgatggtagcaattacacggactgggtccataacttgaggattatcctcattgctgcacagaataattacgtcctggaagcaccgctaggtgccagacctgctgcaggagcaacaccagatgttatgaacgtctggcagagcaaagctgatgactactcgatagttcagtgtgccatgctttatggcttagaaccgggacttcaacgacgttttgaacgtcatggagcatatgagatgttccaggagttgaagttaatatttcaagcaaatgctcggattgagagatatgaagtctccaataagttctacagctgtaagatggaggagaatagttctgtcagtgagcatatactcagaatgtctgggtataacaatcacttgattcaactaggggTTAATCTTCTGGACGATAGCGTCATtgatagaattcttcaatcactgccaccaagctacaagagcttcatgatgaactataacatgcaaagGATGGataaaacgattcccgagctcttcgcaatgctaaaagctgcggaggtagaaatcaagaaggaacatcaagtgttgatggtcaacaagaccaccagtttcaagaaaaagggcaaagggaagaagaaggggaacttcaagaagaacaacaaacaagttgctgctcaggagaagaaacccaagtctggacctaagcctgaaactgagtgcttctactgcaaacagactggtcactggaagcggaactaccccaagtatttggcggataagaaggatggcaaggtgaataaaggtatatgtgatatacatgttattgatgtgtaccttactaatgcttgcagtagcacctgggtatctgatactggttctgttgctaatatttgcaccTCGAAACatggactacggattaagcgaagattggctaaggacgaggtgacgatgcgcgtgggaaatggttccaaagtcgatgtgatcgcggtcggcacgctacctctacatctaccttcgggattagttttagacgtgaataattgttatttggtgccagcgttgagcatgaacattatatctggatcttgtttgatgcgagacggttattcatttaaatcagagaataatggttattctatttatatgagtaatatcttttatggtcatgcacctttgaagagtggtctatttttgttgaatctcgatagtagtgatacacatattcataatattgaagccaaaagatgcagagttgataatgatagtgcaacttatttgtggcactgccatttaggtcatattggtgtaaagcgaatgaagaaactccatactgatggacttttggaaccacttgattatgaatcacttggtacttgcgaaccgtgcctcatgggcaagatgactaaaacgccgttctccggaactatggagcgagcaacagatttgctggaaatcatacatatagatgtatgtggtccgatgaatgttgaggctcgcggtgggtatcgttattttctcaccttcacagatgatttaagcagatatgggtatatctacttaatgaaacataagtctgaaacatttgaaaagttcaaagaatttcagagtgaagtggaaaatcatcgtaacaagaaaataaagtttctacgatctgatcgtggaggagaatatttgagttacgagtttggtcttcatttaaaataatgcggaatagtttccaactcacgccacccggaacaccacaacgtaatggtgtgtccgaacgtcgtaatcgtactttactagatatggtgcgatctatgatgtctcttactgatttaccgctatctttttggggttatgctttagagacgactgcattcacattaaatagggaaccatcaaaatccgttgagacgacgccttatgaactgtggtttggcaagaaaccaaagttgtcgtttcttaaagtttggggctgcgatgcttatgtgaaaaagcttcaagctgataagctcgaacccaaatcggagaaatgtgtcttcatacgatacccaaaggaaactattgggtacaccttctatcacagatctgaaggcaagacttttgttgctaaatttggatcctttctagagaaggagtttctctcgaaagaagtgagtgggaggaaagtagaacttgataaggtaactgtacctgctcccttattggaaagtagttcatcacagaaaccggttcctgtgacacctagaccaattagtgaggaagttaatgatgatgatcatgaaacttcagatcaagttgttactgaacctcgtaggtcaaccagagtaagatccgcaccagagtggtacggtaatcctattatggaagttatgttactagaccatgacgaacctacgaactatgaagaagcgatggtgagcccagattccgcaaaatggcttgaggccatgaaatctgagatgggatccatgtatgagaacaaagtgtggactttggttgacttgcccgttgatcggcaagccattgagaataaatggatcttcaagaagaagactgacgatgacggtaatgttactatctataaagctcgacttgttgcaaaaggttttcgacaagttcaagggattgactatgatgagactttctcacccgtatcgatgcttaagtctgtctgaatcatattagcaattgccgcattttatgattatgaaatttggcaaatggatgtaaaaaccgcattcctgaatggatttctggaagaagagttgtatatgatgcaaccggaaggttttgtcgatccaaagggagctaacaaagtgtgcaagctccagcgatccatttatggactggtgcaagcctctcggagttggaataaacgctttgatagtgtgatcaaagcatatggttttatacagacttttggagaagcctgtatttacaagaaagtgagtgggagctctgtagcatttctgatattatatgtggatgacacattgctgattggaaatgatatagaatttctggatagcataaagggatacttgaataagagtttttcaatgaaggacctcggtgaagctgcttatatattgggcatcaagatctatagagatagatcaagacgcttaattggactttcacaaagcacataccttgacaaagttttgaagaagttcaaaatggatcaagcaaagaaagggttcttgcctgtgttacaaggtgtgaagttgagtaagacttaatgcccgaccactgcataagatagagagaagatggaAGATGTTCcatatgcttcagccataggctctatcatgtatgcaatgctgtgtaccagacctgatgtgtgccttgctataagtttaggagggaggtaccaaagtaatccaggagtggataaatggacatcggtcaagaacatccagaaatacctgaaaaggactaaggatatgtttctcgtttatggaggtgacaaagagctagtcgtaaatggttacgtcgatgcaagctttgacactgatccggacgattctaaatcgcaaaccggatacgtatttacattgaacggtggagctgtaagttggtgcagttctaaacaaagcgttgtggcgggatctacgtgtgaagcggagtacatagctgcttcggaagcagcaaatgaaggagtctggatgaaggagttcatatccgatctaggtgtcatacctagtgcatcgggtccaatgaaaatcttttgtgaaaatactggtgcaattgccttggcaaaggaatccagatttcacaagagaaccaagcacatcaagagacgcttcaacgccatctgggatcaagtccaggtgggagacatagaaatttgcaagatacatacggatctgaatgttgcagacccgttgactaagcctcttccacgagcaaaacatgatcagcaccaaggctccatgggtgttagaatcattactgtgtaatctagattattgactctagtgcaagtgggagactgaaggaaatatgccctagaggcaataataaagttattatatatttccttatatcatgataaatgtttattattcatgctagaattgtattaaccggaaacataatacttgtgtgaatacatagacaaacagagtgtcactagtatgcctctacttgactagctcgttgatcaaagatggttatgtttcctagccattgacatgagttgttatttgattaacgagatcacatcattaggagaatgatgtgattgacttaacccattccgttagcttagcactcgatcgtttagtattctgctatttctttcttcatgacttatacatgttcctatgactatgagattatgcaactcccgtttaccggagaaacgctttgtgtgctaccaaacgtcacaacgtaactgggtgattataaaggtgctctacaggtatctccgaaggtacttgttgggttggcgtatttcgagattaggatttgtcactccgattgtcggagaggtatctctgggcccactcggtaatgcacatcactataagccttgcaagcattgcaattaatgagttagttgcaggatgatgtattacggaacgagtaaagatacttgccggtaacgagattgaactaggtattgagatatcgacgatcgaatctcgggcaagtaacataccgatgacaaagggaacaacgtatgttgttatgcggtttgaccgataaagatcttcgtagaatatgtaggagccaatatgagcatccaggctccgctatttgttattgaccggatacgtgtctcggtcatgtctacatagttctcgaacccatagggtccgcacgcttaaagttcgatgacggttatattatgattttatgtgttttgatgtatcgaaggtagttcggagtcccggatgtgatcacggacatgacgaggagtctcaaaatggtcgagacataaagattgatatattggaagcctatatttggatatcagaagtgttccgggtgaaatcgggattttaccggagtaccagggttaccggaaccccccgggggtttaatgggccaagatgggccttagtggagaagaggaggggtggccagggcaggccgcgtgccccttcccttctagtccgaattggacaaggaggggggcggcgcccccctttccctcctctctccctcctccttcccccttctcctactccaactaggaaaggagggagtcctactcccggtgggagtaggactcctccctggcgcgcctcctcctggccggccgcctctccccccccccccttgctcctttatatacggggggcagggggcacctctagacacaacaattgatctcttgatctcttagccgtgtgcggtgcccccctccaccacaatccacctcgatagtatcgtagcggtgcttaggcgaagccctgcgtcggtagaacatcatcattgtcaccacgccgtcatgctgacggaactctccctcaaagcccggatggatcggagttcgagggacgtcatcgagctgaacgtgtgctaaactcggaggtgccatacgttcggtacttgatcggtcggatcgtgaagacgtacgactacatcaaccgcgttgtgctaacgcttccgctttcggtctacgagggtacgtggacacactctcccctctcgttgctatgcatcaccatgatcttgcgtgtgtgtaggattttttttgaaattactacgttccccaacactcccacctccttggcgccaccccttgctcctatataagtagatcaaTCTAGTAGTTTTTTTCCTTGGGATTTATTTAGttaagttagccattgcaactttgtatacttcatttgtgtccaacgaccaggccaagaccgctttcggatccccacctttatcaatacttcatgtatattcgcaatattcaggtttcttttatcatattcttgcttgttcttcgattgcatgcaggaatagaccttcatggtcaggttgatcgtgctccggtgtggtcaataacctctcggagttagtttagtgattgctaaggcgcaacaacgtgcatgtttgtagtcggatcgtcaaagtcgactccacacCAAATCGATAGCTATCATCTTATCGAAAGATCGGGAAAACCCTCGCCTCTATCAGACACCATCCGAAGCTGCGGCCTTGAGACTTGCGGCGGTGCTTCGGCAACTACTAGTCCACCTCTCTAGGCCGCGGAGGAGCTGCGTCGGCCATATGGACAACGGAGGGTGACGCTGGTCGAAAATCGACCAATATCGACATGTCGCCGAACCCCAAATCGGACAGTCGGCGGGGGCTCGGCGGCTGTTCGGAGTGGTTGTGTCGAGCGGCGGGGTCAAGGCAGACTCGGGTATGGGCGGCGGGCTGGAGACCGTGGTGTTTGCGGCTGAAATCACGTCGTCGGTTGTTGGGGGAATAGCGGTCGCGCGGCGGTGAGATGTCCTAGTGGCAGTTGGGGCTGCATGCACGAATGCACCAGTTTTGCGGCAGCAACAAAAGTGTTGTATATTTGTGGCACATGGTGTTTTTTTTGGAATGCCTAAAGAATTCGAAGCAAAAAATTTGCAAATAGGGCAATTGTTGGAGCTATGTTTTTGGCTGGAAAAGCCCTAAAGAGCGGTTATGCCAAACTACAGGGCATTTGGAGATGCTCTAACGTCGTGCATCAAACGTGCACGGCTCGGTCCGCACGTCCAAATTCCGTCAAATCTGAAACAAATTTATGGGGTGTTTGGGGGAGTCCGGACGTCCGCCACGTCAGACTCCGACACACCCGATCCACCCAAAATCCCCCCTCCATGGGCCGTTTTCACCCACTCCGTCCTTCCCCTCGTGCTCTTGATCTGCATCCATCAAGACCGCCGCCATTGGCCTCTACACCACTCCGGCGCCCACTCGGTTTTTGTCGGACCACCACTACTCCATGCATGCATCTTGTACTTCGCCGCCGTTGGACCCACGAATCTTTCCATAGCCCAGGTACCGTTCGCCCTTGCCGACGCCGTTCATGGCCACACCACGCTCGAGAAGTGTTCGACTAGATCCCATTGAGAATTTTTCTTGACTTTCTCCTTATTTAACATGAAGCAAGCACGATACTCGGTGATGGAGGACGCATTGTTCTGCAACACTCGATAAGTAGTTTCCACACCAAAATATACAACATTATGTCCTTATCAGTTAAATATTTGATAGTAATCACACACTAGGACAAAGAAGCATAGAGCCAGGTCAATTTATCAAACTCAGAAGAAGGGTAAATTATAAGTAAGAACTTGAACTAAGAACAAGAGAGTATGTTGAATGATGTGACCATAATGACCAAAAATATGAATAAAGATGATTTCAATGAAAGATCGTGTCTGACGGCAGATGGAAGGAGAGTGAATTGATAAACCATTCCTACAAAATGAATTACGAACCAGAGTCAATCACTAAACAGAAGGGGAGCCTTTGCGCAACAGTAAGCCTTGTGACCATGAGGTCACATATTTGAGTCCTGAAAATAGTATCTTGCAGAAATGCAGGGAAAGGATGCGTACATTAGACCTAGAAATGATTGGACCCTTCCCCCCGGACCGTGCGCACGCAGGAGCTACATGGAAGGGGCTGGCCTTTTTAATTACTCAATCACTAAACAGTGAGGAGTTGACTAAGGATGATCCTGGCAGCTACTTTTTCATTACAAGGAATCATCATGCTAGCGTGTTCTTCTGGCCGTAGTAATTGATAAGAGTAACTTCTGACATGTATACTGAAGTCTGTACCAGTAGCTTAGTTAGTTATAGGGTATCAAATGAATAACAGGAAAAAAATATAACTGACAATGTGGTATAAGTGGGCATCAGACATCAAATTATGATGCCAAATACTAAGGTCCCGTTCGGCGTCACTCCGCTCCACGGCTCCGCTCCAGGAGCGGACGGAGCTGTAATGCAAAATCTAGGAGCCAGCAAACAGCCCCTCCTCAGATCCTAGGAGCGGTAGATTCCCGAACGGGGCCTAAACAGACCAAAATTCTATCTACGAAACTCTATGAACTGATAACTGTCAAACTTCAGAGCAAATGACCTATCGGAAATCTGAAACATCCCATCAGTGATAACCGGAAGCAGCATGGACCTGGAGCACATAACTAGAAATGGTTGGCACTCCACCAAAACAAACATAGTTGAGCAGAATACACAATCAGCACAAAAGGATTAATGCTCATGCCGTCAATTACAAATTGTGGTATGAGCAACAAATACCAAATTATGATACCAAATGCTAGGCAGATCGAAAAATTATAATGGCAACTTTAGAACAAAGGAGCTATTGAAAGTTTAGAAAATCCGATCGGTGATAACTGAAAGCAGCCCTGACATTAACACAGAATAAAAAACAGTTACAGTTCACTAAAAATGCATAATGGGACAGAATATTTCGCAGAGAGTTACGATTGGCACAAAAGGGTCCATGCTCATGGGCTCATGGCACCCAGTTGTAGGCGCAATCTTTTCCCTGCTCTGAAGTTAATCCTGGTCACCACCAATGTCTAATTCTTCCATCACAGAATCACTCCCAAACCCTTACCTAACATTATGAGATGAAGAACTAGATCTAAACACAATAGTACGAGCTAGACTTAAGAATGCAAGTTTTCGGGGACTCGGCCGCAGAAATCATCAACTCAGAGGTCGCCTGTGAGCAGCTTCCGGCCAACCTCGAAGGAGACGAAAGCGTCGATGCAGGCGTACTTGATCTGATCGTACGAGAGGCAGTAGGCGTCCCACGGGCCCATCCTCACCCTCTGTGGCTTCTGAAGGTTGGCTCCCATGACGGTGCGCGCCACGGCCTGCAGTCCGGCCTGGCGGAGCTCCGGCATTTGCATCCCCTCCGCCGCGAGGCCACGCAGGTCGACCGCGTTGGCCACCTCGAGGCTGTGGTCGTCGCTGAGGCGCTCGACGTCCTCCTGCACGCCGACGCCGACAAAGCGGAGGTTGGGGTCGGCGAGGAAGCCCGACAGAGCCTGGGGGACGAAGTCGGCGTGgaggagctggaagatgaggcagcggcgGCCGACGCAGAGCTGCAGGAGCGCGACGGGGTTCTGGGAGGGGCTGTAGCTGGGGCGCCACTCGACGTCCATCCCGACGACGAGGTCGCCGAGGACGGAGCGGATCTCCTGGAGCCAGCCCTCTACGGCCGCGCCGGAGTTGGTCACGGTGGTGACGATCACGTCCGCCCCGAAGGCAACGTCGGTGACGAACGTGTCGGTGGCCATCGGATGATGGATCGCTCCGTCGGTTCTGGGCTAGCTGGCGCTCCTTCCGCCCGCAGACGACCGGGGTCAAGAGGGGGTCAGAGCAAGGGAGAAGAAACAAACCGAACGGCGATGGCGGATTGGCGGCGGGCGGGCGAGGGCATGGACCAGCCCGACATATATCTCAAAGAGAATATATCAGAATAACCCCTCTTACTAGTTGGAAATTCCAAAAGAAAAGGGCAACTATTCGAGCGAGCGATCGTAGTGTTTTTGCAGGAAACGAATTGCCATAAGCCCATAACCCCGGAGGCAGGGAAGAGCTATTTTTCAAAGGCTGGTTTCGAGTTTCGAGGGAACAAGAGGGGTTTTCTGAAGAATAGCGTTGGCAGGCTTTGCGCTCGTGCTTTTGGGTTAGTACTGTAGCTGGTCTACTGGCGAGAACAGGGCCGGACGCGTAGGAATCAAGCTGTCAGACGATATGTTTGACCCATCTGCTTTTGCCTGCAGGGCGGTCCTACCAGGCGTTAAGCTCCATCTTTGTACAGGTTGCCACGGCTGCCAACTAGACATAGAATTT
The Aegilops tauschii subsp. strangulata cultivar AL8/78 chromosome 3, Aet v6.0, whole genome shotgun sequence genome window above contains:
- the LOC109766914 gene encoding 3'-5' exonuclease encodes the protein MATDTFVTDVAFGADVIVTTVTNSGAAVEGWLQEIRSVLGDLVVGMDVEWRPSYSPSQNPVALLQLCVGRRCLIFQLLHADFVPQALSGFLADPNLRFVGVGVQEDVERLSDDHSLEVANAVDLRGLAAEGMQMPELRQAGLQAVARTVMGANLQKPQRVRMGPWDAYCLSYDQIKYACIDAFVSFEVGRKLLTGDL